One Maribacter cobaltidurans genomic window carries:
- the lysS gene encoding lysine--tRNA ligase, whose translation MQLSEQEIIRREKLTKLRELGINPYPAELYPVDTTSKGIKKGYEEGKKVTLAGRLMSRRIQGKASFAEIQDSEGRIQVYFNRDEICPGENKTQYNEIYKKLLDIGDIIGVEGELFTTQVGEKTVMVKNFKMLSKALRPLPLPKQDAEGKVYDEFNDPELRYRQRYVDLVVNPKVKETFIKRTKITNSIREFYNSRGYLEVETPILQPIPGGAAARPFLTHHNALNIPLYLRIANELYLKRLIVGGFDGVYEFSKDFRNEGMDRTHNPEFTVMELYVAYKDYNWMMDTTEQLLEKVAMDANGTTKLKVGNNEIEFKAPYARVPILEAIKIHTGIDVSGMDEEELRDTAKKLGLEVDDTMGVGKLIDEIFGEKCEHHYIQPTFITDYPKEMSPLTKEHRNNPKLTERFELMVNGKELANAYSELNDPIDQRERFEEQLKLSEKGDDEAMFIDQDFLRALEYGMPPTSGIGIGIDRLVMLMTNNSSIQEVLFFPQMRPEKKPVQLTENEKVIFDILKKEKSMLLDALKSQTGLSNKAWDKGIKGLTSQKLAKVQKENDELLVALAE comes from the coding sequence ATGCAGTTATCGGAACAAGAGATAATACGAAGAGAGAAGTTGACGAAATTAAGGGAGTTGGGCATCAACCCATATCCTGCTGAACTGTATCCCGTAGATACCACATCCAAAGGCATTAAAAAGGGATATGAGGAAGGTAAAAAGGTCACCTTGGCCGGTAGATTGATGTCCCGTAGAATACAGGGAAAAGCATCCTTTGCCGAAATTCAGGATAGTGAAGGGCGCATACAGGTCTATTTCAATCGAGACGAAATTTGCCCCGGAGAGAATAAGACCCAATACAACGAGATTTACAAAAAATTACTGGATATTGGTGATATCATTGGTGTGGAAGGCGAATTGTTCACCACACAAGTAGGTGAAAAGACGGTTATGGTCAAGAATTTTAAAATGCTCAGCAAGGCATTACGACCATTACCCCTCCCAAAACAAGATGCCGAAGGCAAGGTGTATGATGAATTCAATGACCCCGAATTGCGCTATCGCCAGCGTTATGTGGATTTAGTGGTAAACCCAAAAGTGAAGGAAACGTTTATAAAAAGAACAAAAATCACCAACAGTATTCGTGAATTCTATAACAGCCGAGGTTACCTAGAGGTTGAAACCCCTATTTTACAGCCTATACCCGGAGGTGCAGCTGCAAGACCATTTTTAACCCATCACAACGCCTTGAATATTCCTTTGTACTTGCGCATCGCGAACGAACTTTACCTAAAACGCTTGATCGTTGGTGGTTTTGATGGTGTGTATGAATTCTCCAAGGATTTTAGGAATGAGGGTATGGACCGTACCCATAATCCGGAGTTTACTGTAATGGAGCTTTACGTGGCCTATAAGGACTATAATTGGATGATGGACACTACAGAGCAACTATTGGAAAAAGTGGCCATGGATGCCAACGGAACTACCAAACTCAAAGTAGGAAACAATGAAATAGAATTTAAGGCACCCTATGCCCGCGTTCCTATTTTGGAGGCCATTAAAATCCATACGGGAATCGATGTTTCGGGCATGGATGAGGAAGAGCTTCGCGACACTGCCAAAAAACTGGGCCTTGAAGTGGACGACACCATGGGCGTTGGTAAATTGATCGATGAAATTTTCGGGGAAAAATGTGAGCATCATTATATACAGCCAACCTTTATCACTGATTACCCAAAGGAAATGAGCCCATTGACAAAAGAACATAGGAACAATCCAAAACTTACAGAACGTTTTGAGCTTATGGTAAACGGAAAGGAACTGGCCAATGCCTATTCTGAGCTTAACGACCCAATAGATCAGCGTGAACGTTTTGAAGAACAATTGAAACTTTCTGAAAAGGGTGATGACGAAGCTATGTTCATTGATCAAGACTTTCTACGTGCCCTTGAATATGGTATGCCCCCTACCTCCGGTATAGGTATAGGTATTGACCGATTGGTCATGTTAATGACCAATAATTCATCTATCCAAGAAGTACTTTTCTTCCCTCAGATGAGACCGGAGAAGAAACCCGTTCAGCTCACCGAAAACGAAAAGGTTATATTCGATATCCTTAAAAAGGAAAAAAGTATGTTGCTGGATGCCCTAAAATCCCAAACCGGATTAAGCAACAAGGCTTGGGACAAAGGAATAAAGGGTTTAACAAGTCAAAAGTTGGCCAAAGTCCAAAAGGAAAATGATGAACTTTTGGTCGCTCTGGCAGAGTAG
- a CDS encoding OmpA family protein — MKIMNWSQKLFLVTVILFFCATDSNAQFLKKLGKRAEKAAERAVERRVDKEATEKTDQALDSILEPGSKKGGNSPVPKKEDSEVDSSNNKNTQGNAPKAVSEGPKSLEVYSKFDFVPGDVQLFFDDFANDFVGDFPSKWDTNGTGEVVTVGNSSDKWFEIKSSSVYFPNISKLPEDYTIEFDILTLGLDDQTSSTAILNLNLEDGNSYDYYRAGKNSVNVKLPFAQYADIDIRIWNKINNENLINNNVQSDIRKAVMNKPHISIAVNGQRFRLWVNETKYVDVPKLVAPGGVLNYIRFEPEGLKDGKDRVFITNLKVAKGGEDLRRKLLSEGKISTNAILFNSGSDQLKPESMGVIRQIFQVLEQDSSINLKIVGHTDSDGAEDVNMKLSKSRAEAVKNALVTVYGVDAGRLSTDGKGESEPVGDNKTSDGKSQNRRVEFIKI; from the coding sequence ATGAAAATCATGAATTGGTCCCAAAAATTATTTTTGGTGACGGTCATTTTATTTTTTTGTGCTACTGACTCAAATGCACAATTCCTTAAAAAGTTGGGAAAACGAGCGGAAAAAGCTGCCGAAAGAGCTGTAGAAAGAAGGGTAGATAAAGAGGCGACGGAGAAAACCGATCAGGCCCTGGACAGTATTTTGGAACCCGGGTCCAAGAAAGGAGGAAATTCCCCAGTTCCAAAGAAAGAAGATTCTGAGGTTGATTCCTCCAATAATAAAAATACTCAAGGAAACGCCCCAAAAGCCGTTTCAGAAGGGCCAAAAAGTCTAGAGGTTTACAGTAAGTTCGATTTTGTTCCTGGAGATGTACAACTGTTCTTTGATGATTTTGCCAATGACTTTGTAGGCGATTTTCCCTCAAAATGGGATACGAATGGAACAGGTGAGGTAGTAACCGTTGGCAATTCAAGTGATAAATGGTTTGAAATAAAATCAAGTAGTGTATACTTTCCAAACATAAGCAAGCTTCCTGAAGATTACACGATAGAATTTGACATTTTAACCCTTGGATTGGATGACCAAACCTCAAGTACCGCAATTTTAAATTTGAACCTTGAGGATGGAAATTCTTACGACTACTATAGAGCTGGAAAAAACTCGGTCAACGTCAAACTACCTTTTGCGCAATATGCAGATATTGACATTAGAATTTGGAACAAAATCAATAATGAAAATTTAATCAACAACAATGTTCAAAGCGATATTAGAAAAGCCGTAATGAACAAACCGCATATTTCAATTGCAGTCAATGGGCAGCGGTTCAGGTTATGGGTGAACGAGACAAAGTACGTGGATGTACCTAAATTGGTCGCCCCAGGCGGGGTACTCAATTATATTCGATTTGAACCTGAGGGTCTAAAAGACGGCAAGGACCGTGTATTCATTACTAACCTAAAAGTAGCCAAAGGTGGAGAGGATCTAAGAAGAAAGTTATTATCCGAAGGAAAAATATCCACCAACGCCATACTTTTCAATTCGGGGTCTGACCAATTAAAACCTGAATCCATGGGGGTTATCCGACAAATTTTCCAAGTATTGGAACAAGATTCCAGCATCAATCTCAAAATTGTGGGCCATACGGACAGTGATGGTGCTGAAGATGTGAACATGAAGCTTTCCAAAAGTCGAGCCGAAGCCGTAAAAAATGCCCTTGTTACCGTATATGGAGTGGATGCCGGTAGGCTTTCCACGGATGGCAAGGGAGAATCAGAACCTGTAGGGGATAACAAAACAAGCGATGGAAAGTCCCAAAACAGAAGGGTAGAATTTATCAAAATTTAA
- a CDS encoding TapB family protein, with translation MKIKIIFSLVFLYGTSVLFGQNACSKYYPMEEGSTFQYTMYDKKDKVEGVTDYVVSNVENEGSNTTATMKLTYTDDKGKNVLESDYNITCTGTGVKIDYESLFPSEMRKQYEDMGMEMEITGTDIEIPNDLSAGQTLDDANVKVSMDMGAMKMNINVETFDRKVEKMESVTTPAGTFECYLITEKSKSKVMMANMEMSNKVWISEGVGMIKQESYGKNGKLMSRMELTKYSK, from the coding sequence ATGAAAATTAAGATCATATTTAGCCTAGTCTTCCTTTATGGCACTTCAGTGCTATTCGGTCAAAATGCATGTAGTAAATACTATCCCATGGAAGAGGGCAGCACGTTTCAATATACCATGTACGACAAAAAAGATAAGGTAGAAGGGGTTACGGACTACGTCGTATCCAACGTTGAAAATGAGGGTAGTAACACTACCGCAACCATGAAACTTACCTATACCGATGATAAGGGAAAAAATGTTCTGGAATCCGATTATAATATTACCTGTACCGGTACCGGTGTCAAAATAGATTATGAGAGCTTGTTTCCCTCAGAAATGAGAAAACAATATGAGGACATGGGCATGGAGATGGAAATTACGGGTACGGATATCGAAATTCCCAATGACTTGTCCGCCGGTCAAACCTTGGACGATGCCAATGTAAAAGTCTCCATGGATATGGGTGCGATGAAGATGAACATCAATGTGGAGACCTTTGACCGCAAAGTTGAAAAAATGGAATCCGTTACCACGCCAGCAGGTACCTTTGAATGTTATTTGATTACCGAAAAAAGCAAATCCAAAGTAATGATGGCCAATATGGAAATGAGCAATAAGGTTTGGATTTCAGAAGGTGTAGGAATGATAAAACAGGAATCCTACGGAAAGAATGGCAAACTTATGAGCCGTATGGAACTTACAAAATACAGCAAATAA
- a CDS encoding ribonuclease HII produces MKIKLLLTILGSVFFLNCVTDRDNSAPPLALIPHNTAILIKVNGMDTFTSDVKGNEVISRLQNSEGIAQLAERLKPLEQIKSQSTGYIALMDHPENNFDFVFIPSDSLPQIVLDSSINKTIEKISKGRLEFNRYDVDGEVFYTAVLQNKEIVGSSESAIETVWNTLENPSPIKEQFIKFNEVGNSNKSAQIWLDLNNGKDLIDKILGKERKADEFNYADWLSLDISLYDDGLILNGIGITRDSLQNYLGLFSKTKPIPNITSSIVPGGLDSFVSFTFSDYKNFSANQKQILNEMATRDSIFSAVEEIGISQMGDGKLVLLKTYGTANISDYVNNIQSNSLEYQGSEIKELTKDSLLLRSFYPLVEDFTPKFATVMENTFVFSETMDILENFISSNKSGQTFDKTLLFENIKDLITEESTVLSVSNSNGFVANLNQTGLGVLSDVLVKANLSDYLFGSQVVADNGFLHTNYFIKKITKTINKTGALEMFRTQLDADIYLNPHFFSNHRTNRKDIIVQDQDNVLYLITNKGKIIWKKELESPIQGKIHEVDIYRNGKYQLAFTTNNRFYIIDRNGKEVAPFTFKYEGGNLNPLAVFDYSNNKNYRFVVTQGDRVFMYNNDGKIVSGFKYTKAEDNILGAPQHFVIGTNDYIVFRLTDGTLKILNRVGNVRVRVPEKISFSDNEVKVYQNKFIVTSKHGILYKIDTKGKIEKSDLQLTADHGFDATSRTLVIMNDNVLSIRGKKVTLDLGVYAKPTIFYLNDKIYVSVTDIQNLKTYLFDSQAEPIEGFPVYGASTIDMANMDNDNKPELVIKDQENSIVVYKIQ; encoded by the coding sequence ATGAAGATCAAGCTACTGCTTACAATTCTAGGTTCCGTCTTCTTTCTCAATTGCGTTACTGATAGGGACAATAGCGCCCCCCCCCTAGCCCTTATACCACATAATACCGCTATACTTATCAAGGTGAACGGCATGGATACCTTTACATCAGATGTAAAAGGGAACGAAGTCATTTCCCGACTACAGAACTCCGAGGGAATAGCACAATTGGCGGAGCGACTTAAGCCATTAGAACAAATAAAATCCCAAAGTACCGGTTATATAGCCCTAATGGACCACCCGGAAAACAATTTTGATTTTGTTTTTATCCCTTCTGATAGCCTTCCCCAAATCGTTTTGGACAGCTCAATAAACAAAACCATTGAAAAAATCAGTAAAGGTCGTCTGGAATTCAATAGATACGATGTTGATGGTGAAGTTTTTTATACAGCGGTTTTACAGAACAAGGAAATTGTGGGTTCCTCAGAATCTGCTATTGAAACGGTGTGGAACACTTTGGAAAATCCTTCCCCTATCAAAGAACAATTTATAAAGTTTAATGAGGTTGGAAATTCAAACAAATCGGCCCAAATCTGGTTGGACCTGAATAATGGTAAAGATTTAATTGACAAGATTTTAGGTAAAGAGAGAAAGGCTGACGAATTCAATTATGCCGATTGGCTTTCGTTAGACATATCATTATATGATGATGGGCTGATTCTCAATGGTATCGGCATCACCCGTGATTCCCTCCAAAATTATCTGGGGCTATTTTCCAAAACCAAACCGATTCCAAACATAACTTCTTCTATTGTCCCAGGTGGTTTAGATTCATTTGTCTCTTTTACATTTTCGGACTATAAAAATTTCAGTGCGAACCAGAAACAAATCCTAAATGAAATGGCCACAAGGGACTCCATATTTTCCGCTGTGGAGGAAATTGGAATTAGCCAAATGGGCGATGGAAAATTGGTACTTCTTAAAACCTATGGCACGGCAAATATTTCAGATTATGTAAACAACATACAGTCCAATTCCTTAGAATATCAGGGTAGTGAAATCAAGGAACTTACTAAGGACAGTCTGCTTCTTCGAAGCTTCTATCCACTTGTGGAAGATTTTACCCCAAAGTTCGCAACGGTAATGGAAAACACCTTTGTTTTTTCTGAAACAATGGATATCCTTGAGAACTTTATTAGTTCAAACAAAAGTGGACAGACTTTTGATAAAACCTTATTATTCGAGAACATTAAGGACCTTATTACTGAAGAATCTACCGTTTTATCCGTTTCAAACAGTAATGGGTTTGTGGCCAATCTTAATCAAACGGGACTTGGAGTATTATCCGACGTACTCGTTAAGGCCAATTTATCCGATTATTTGTTTGGCTCACAAGTCGTAGCTGACAATGGCTTCCTGCATACCAATTATTTTATCAAAAAAATTACGAAAACCATCAACAAAACAGGCGCTTTGGAAATGTTCAGGACCCAATTGGACGCGGATATTTATTTAAACCCCCATTTTTTTTCCAATCATAGAACAAATAGAAAGGATATTATCGTTCAGGACCAGGACAATGTGCTGTATTTGATAACAAATAAAGGTAAAATCATTTGGAAAAAGGAACTTGAAAGCCCTATTCAAGGCAAAATTCACGAAGTCGATATCTATAGAAACGGCAAGTATCAATTGGCTTTCACCACTAACAATAGGTTCTATATCATTGACCGAAACGGAAAAGAGGTGGCCCCTTTTACCTTTAAATATGAAGGTGGAAACCTCAACCCATTGGCCGTTTTTGATTATTCCAATAATAAAAATTACCGATTTGTAGTAACTCAGGGCGACCGGGTTTTTATGTATAACAATGATGGAAAGATTGTTTCCGGTTTTAAATACACCAAAGCGGAAGACAATATTTTGGGGGCTCCCCAGCATTTTGTTATAGGAACCAATGATTACATCGTGTTCAGGTTGACCGACGGGACATTGAAAATCTTAAACCGTGTTGGTAATGTAAGGGTGAGAGTCCCTGAAAAAATTTCCTTTTCTGATAATGAGGTCAAAGTTTACCAAAATAAATTCATAGTTACCTCCAAGCATGGAATACTTTACAAAATTGACACAAAGGGAAAAATTGAAAAATCTGATTTGCAACTCACCGCGGACCATGGTTTTGATGCTACTTCCAGAACTTTAGTAATCATGAACGATAATGTTTTATCCATCCGGGGAAAAAAGGTAACCCTGGATTTAGGCGTATATGCTAAACCCACCATTTTCTATTTGAATGATAAGATTTATGTATCGGTAACGGATATTCAAAATTTAAAGACCTACCTATTTGATAGCCAAGCAGAACCCATTGAAGGATTTCCGGTATATGGAGCCTCAACCATAGATATGGCCAATATGGACAATGACAACAAACCAGAGTTGGTAATTAAGGACCAGGAGAACTCCATTGTGGTTTATAAAATACAGTAA
- a CDS encoding ribonuclease HII codes for MDRYYTFFNECGTDEAGRGCLAGPVTAAAVILPEGFHSTILNDSKLLSSKNRELLKPIIETQSLAYGVAHIYPVKIDEINILNASILAMHKAIDQLRQTPPHIVVDGNKFKPYKSIPHTCIVKGDSKYMNIAAASILAKTARDAYMERIHEECPMYNWKQNKGYPTKEHRAAIRKYGITKYHRKSFRLLPEQLTLDL; via the coding sequence TTGGATAGATATTACACTTTTTTTAACGAATGCGGAACAGATGAGGCCGGAAGAGGTTGTCTGGCTGGTCCTGTAACGGCAGCGGCGGTCATCCTACCAGAGGGTTTTCATAGTACAATTCTAAACGACTCCAAACTACTTTCAAGCAAGAACCGTGAATTATTAAAACCAATTATTGAAACCCAAAGTTTGGCATATGGGGTCGCACATATTTACCCAGTGAAAATTGATGAAATCAATATTCTCAACGCTTCAATTTTGGCAATGCACAAGGCGATAGACCAACTTAGACAAACACCTCCACACATCGTAGTAGACGGAAACAAGTTTAAACCCTACAAAAGCATACCACATACCTGCATCGTAAAAGGGGATTCAAAATACATGAATATTGCAGCGGCCTCCATATTGGCTAAAACCGCCAGGGATGCTTATATGGAAAGAATCCACGAAGAATGCCCCATGTACAATTGGAAGCAAAACAAGGGTTATCCTACCAAAGAGCATAGAGCAGCTATCAGGAAATACGGGATAACCAAATATCACAGAAAAAGTTTTAGGCTTTTGCCGGAACAGCTTACGCTAGACCTATAA
- a CDS encoding SGNH/GDSL hydrolase family protein, with translation MKIQITDMNTFKIIILILLLFNCTANENELLPDTSEEKNLQEKNGFNYLALGDSYTVGESVPAEQSFPIQLSNRLKSELNINIETKIIARTGWRTDDLQNGIANTRIDKPQDLVTLLIGVNNQYQNKPFGQYEKEFPELLRTALGFVDGDTAKVWVISIPNYAHTPFGQTSDVDKISTEIDKYNEFAQSIASDFNISFVDITDITREGLDQPELVAPDGLHPSGQAYGKFVERILPFVLERFKD, from the coding sequence ATGAAAATACAAATTACGGATATGAACACTTTTAAGATCATCATACTCATTCTATTACTTTTTAATTGTACTGCAAATGAGAATGAACTGCTACCAGATACCTCTGAAGAAAAAAATTTACAAGAGAAAAACGGTTTCAATTATTTGGCCTTGGGTGATAGTTATACCGTTGGAGAAAGTGTTCCGGCAGAACAAAGTTTTCCCATTCAACTTTCTAACAGGTTGAAAAGCGAATTAAATATCAATATTGAAACAAAAATTATAGCTAGAACCGGATGGAGAACCGATGACCTTCAAAATGGCATTGCGAATACAAGAATAGACAAACCTCAAGATTTGGTCACCCTATTAATTGGTGTCAATAATCAATATCAGAACAAACCTTTTGGGCAATATGAAAAGGAATTTCCAGAACTATTGCGGACCGCCCTAGGTTTTGTGGATGGTGATACTGCAAAGGTGTGGGTCATCTCCATTCCAAATTATGCCCACACTCCCTTTGGCCAAACAAGCGATGTGGATAAAATATCAACAGAAATTGATAAGTACAATGAATTTGCCCAATCCATTGCTAGCGATTTCAATATAAGCTTTGTTGACATAACCGATATAACCCGAGAAGGTTTGGACCAGCCGGAATTGGTTGCACCGGATGGCCTTCATCCTTCTGGACAGGCGTATGGAAAATTTGTGGAACGTATCCTTCCTTTTGTACTTGAACGATTTAAAGATTAA
- a CDS encoding YqaE/Pmp3 family membrane protein: MSLIRVLLAILFPPLAVIGKGCGSFLIVLLLTFCGWVPGVIAALVILNNPN, translated from the coding sequence ATGAGTTTAATACGTGTCTTATTGGCTATTTTATTTCCCCCTTTGGCCGTAATAGGAAAAGGGTGTGGATCTTTTCTAATTGTATTACTTTTAACTTTTTGTGGATGGGTGCCCGGGGTTATCGCTGCTTTGGTTATCTTGAACAATCCAAACTAA
- a CDS encoding response regulator transcription factor: protein MKQFITSICFLFSSLAGFGQYNFSGHISDSIAGKTVYLSVIEDYRKISRTYLEQILKKTVTDSTGYFEFEGDNLLEENRMYKIHIDDCSETVNENHFFGNCVNTKSILFIANAKDTIYFPTTFNNEIFCDLTSTNSASADILKIDGLFNEMAFDFASFRSDANERLNFKKWFNKLQDYGKTLNEPLSELYIYQFLSDRKNESYEYFTKDLQDNDYYLELQKRLSKVYPSASFTKQFEAEIEAFSLLGNPQNKNRFSWIILLGALLLISLIFNMYLWQSKRLLVNNKERSLFEALSQQEEKIVSLINQGLSNKEIASTLFISVSTVKSHINNIYKKLNVHSRDQLKGL, encoded by the coding sequence TTGAAACAATTTATAACATCCATATGTTTTCTTTTTTCCTCCTTGGCCGGTTTTGGGCAATACAATTTCAGTGGCCATATTTCAGATTCTATTGCAGGAAAAACGGTATATCTTTCCGTTATCGAGGATTATAGAAAAATATCCAGAACCTATTTGGAGCAAATTCTAAAAAAAACGGTTACGGACTCCACTGGTTACTTTGAGTTTGAAGGCGACAATCTACTGGAAGAAAACAGGATGTATAAAATACATATCGATGATTGCTCCGAAACCGTAAATGAAAATCATTTCTTTGGCAATTGTGTCAATACAAAAAGTATTTTATTCATTGCCAATGCCAAGGACACCATATATTTCCCTACTACTTTTAACAACGAAATATTTTGTGATTTGACGTCTACCAATAGCGCGTCTGCGGATATTTTAAAAATTGATGGACTTTTCAATGAAATGGCCTTTGATTTTGCAAGTTTTAGGAGCGATGCCAACGAGCGGTTGAACTTCAAAAAATGGTTCAATAAATTACAGGATTATGGCAAAACCCTAAATGAGCCATTATCCGAATTGTATATCTATCAATTTCTTTCGGATAGAAAGAACGAATCGTACGAGTACTTTACAAAGGACCTTCAAGACAATGATTATTATTTAGAACTACAAAAGAGATTAAGTAAAGTATATCCTTCAGCTTCTTTTACCAAACAATTTGAGGCAGAAATTGAAGCCTTTTCCCTTTTAGGAAACCCTCAAAATAAAAACCGCTTTTCATGGATTATCCTTTTGGGCGCCCTGCTCTTAATTTCCCTTATTTTCAATATGTATCTATGGCAATCAAAACGCCTACTGGTCAATAATAAAGAAAGAAGTTTGTTCGAGGCGCTATCGCAACAGGAAGAGAAAATTGTAAGCCTTATCAACCAAGGTTTGTCCAACAAGGAGATTGCATCCACACTATTTATTTCAGTAAGTACCGTAAAAAGCCATATCAATAACATTTATAAAAAGTTGAATGTCCATTCCCGAGATCAACTAAAAGGGCTTTAA
- the lipB gene encoding lipoyl(octanoyl) transferase LipB, whose product MNKKVILQDLGQKDYKDTWDYQEFLFQQTLDIKIRNRREELALETPNHFIFVEHPHVYTLGKSGDIQNLLVDEKELDAKGAKFYKINRGGDITYHGPGQIVGYPILDLENFFTDIHKYLRLLEEMVILTLAEYGLKAERSKGETGVWLDVGTPFARKICAMGVRASRWVTMHGFALNINADLGYFDMMIPCGIKDKAVTSLNVELGKLKVDVDEVKEKLLKHFEVLFEAELIKQKALV is encoded by the coding sequence ATGAACAAGAAGGTGATTTTACAGGATCTGGGACAAAAGGATTATAAGGATACATGGGACTATCAAGAATTTCTTTTTCAACAAACGCTCGATATAAAAATAAGGAATAGGAGAGAGGAACTTGCTCTTGAAACCCCCAACCATTTTATTTTTGTGGAACACCCTCACGTATATACCTTGGGCAAAAGTGGGGATATTCAAAATCTGTTAGTGGATGAGAAAGAGCTGGATGCCAAGGGAGCTAAATTTTATAAAATAAATAGGGGAGGGGATATTACCTATCATGGCCCGGGACAGATTGTGGGCTATCCTATTCTGGACCTGGAAAATTTTTTTACGGACATACACAAATACCTTCGTTTATTGGAGGAAATGGTCATTTTAACTTTGGCTGAATATGGACTAAAAGCCGAACGCTCCAAAGGAGAAACGGGTGTTTGGTTGGATGTGGGAACGCCCTTTGCCCGTAAGATATGCGCCATGGGCGTGCGTGCTTCCCGGTGGGTGACCATGCATGGTTTTGCTTTAAACATTAATGCTGATTTGGGTTATTTTGATATGATGATACCTTGTGGCATTAAGGATAAAGCCGTGACCTCTTTAAACGTTGAACTGGGAAAACTCAAGGTTGATGTGGATGAGGTAAAGGAAAAACTGCTAAAGCATTTTGAAGTTCTTTTCGAGGCTGAATTAATAAAACAAAAAGCCTTGGTCTAG
- a CDS encoding thioredoxin family protein translates to MKTLVTFIMLLCSSSLLVAQSLNKEIVLNNNQKILVGKFNKAGLTQSTNHPWFQKNYDDYTLDTNTISKFSKKLSTYHIKLFMGTWCGDSRREVPRFLKILEHAKFPMEKLQMVAVDVRKDHYKKSPTGEEWGLQILRVPTIIFYKNGREVNRIIETPNKTLEEDILAIIQGNSYVPNKATSLHFD, encoded by the coding sequence ATGAAAACCTTAGTGACCTTTATCATGCTTTTATGCTCTTCAAGCTTACTCGTTGCCCAATCCCTTAACAAGGAAATAGTTCTCAACAACAATCAAAAAATACTTGTAGGTAAATTTAATAAAGCCGGGTTGACCCAATCCACAAACCATCCTTGGTTTCAGAAAAATTATGATGATTATACTTTAGACACAAATACGATATCCAAATTTTCCAAAAAACTATCAACCTATCACATCAAACTTTTTATGGGAACTTGGTGTGGAGATAGTAGGAGGGAAGTTCCCAGGTTTCTTAAAATTCTGGAACATGCTAAATTTCCCATGGAAAAACTGCAGATGGTTGCGGTTGATGTTAGAAAGGACCATTATAAAAAAAGTCCGACCGGAGAGGAATGGGGGTTACAAATCTTGAGGGTACCTACAATAATATTTTACAAAAATGGAAGAGAGGTAAACCGTATCATAGAGACTCCAAATAAAACTTTAGAAGAGGATATTTTGGCCATTATCCAAGGTAATTCCTATGTTCCCAACAAGGCGACCTCACTACATTTCGACTGA